A genomic segment from Anticarsia gemmatalis isolate Benzon Research Colony breed Stoneville strain chromosome 14, ilAntGemm2 primary, whole genome shotgun sequence encodes:
- the RIOK1 gene encoding RIO kinase 1: MSDGQFSDYEEDITVKVKSVRFSDVPQIKKLSSESENEDDLDSDDYFYDSDDPSQTTKKVNVNSQTPSNKVSTYQPSEKLFKKYVNKINVDKYEPMSNNAEKFMDLNDRKHDNERIRIKDKHDRATAEQVMDPRTKMILFKLLNRGIINEINGCISTGKEANVYHATSKDGKDYAVKIFKTSILVFKDRDKYVSGEYRFRNGYCRSNPRKMVRTWAEKEMRNLVRMYNANLRVPEPVILRSHVLVMSFMGEDGWPSPKLKDVEISQSTARSLYRDCIMMMWKMFNICKLVHADLSEFNMLYHQGNVVIIDVSQSVEHDHPHAFEFLRKDCTNISDFFRKRGVATLTVKELFDFITDSTINEDNLEDCLEKLSEKAASRNFDEMTAQEQVEEEAFKNVYIPKRLTEVINYERDITKAKKGETDDLIYKKIAGFNEDLTGTADKPEILQDVDISESGSGSGSSSEGEDDDDDKTKFKNSARPRDESPNSKKARKKAVKEEKAEKRKTKTKKHVKKRRDKGSGKR; the protein is encoded by the exons ATGTCTGACGGACAGTTTAGTGACTATGAAGAGGACATAACCGTAAAGGTTAAGTCGGTGCGA TTTTCAGATGTTCCTCAAATTAAGAAACTGAGCAGTGAAAGTGAAAATGAGGATGACTTGGATTCAGATGATTATTTCTATGACTCAGACGATCCAAGCCAAACTACGAAGAAGGTCAACGTCAACTCTCAAACACCTTCTAACAAAGTCAGCACATATCAGCCTAGtgaaaaactctttaagaaatatgttaacaaaataaatgtagacAAATATGAACCTATGTCAAACAATGCTGAGAAATTCATGGACCTTAATGACCGTAAACATGATAACGAAAGGATAAGGATCAAGGACAAACATGACCGTGCTACAGCAGAACAGGTCATGGACCCAAGAACTAAAATGATCCTTTTTAAGCTTTTAAACAGAGGCATTATCAATGAGATCAACGGATGCATCTCTACTGGTAAAGAAGCTAATGTTTATCACGCAACTTCTAAAGACGGGAAAGATTATGCTGTGAAAATCTTCAAAACATCTATATTGGTATTCAAAGACAGAGATAAATATGTATCAGGAGAGTACAGATTCAGAAACGGTTATTGTAGATCTAATCCACGTAAGATGGTACGTACTTGGGCTGAAAAAGAAATGAGAAATCTTGTTAGAATGTATAATGCTAATTTACGAGTTCCAGAGCCTGTGATTTTACGTAGTCATGTGTTAGTGATGTCGTTTATGGGTGAAGATGGCTGGCCGTCACCGAAACTGAAAGATGTTGAGATATCTCAGTCTACCGCTCGTTCGTTATACAGAGACTGTATTATGATGATGTGGAAAATgttcaatatttgtaaattagttCACGCAGATTTGTCTGAGTTCAACATGTTGTATCACCAAGGAAATGTCGTGATTATTGATGTGTCACAATCTGTAGAACATGATCATCCACATGCTTTTGAATTTTTAAGAAAAGATTGTACAAATATATCAGATTTCTTCAGGAAAAGAGGTGTAGCTACTCTTACTGTAAAGGAATTGTTTGACTTTATTACTGATTCTACTATCAATGAAGATAATTTAGAGGATTGTCTGGAGAAATTATCTGAGAAGGCTGCTTCAAGGAATTTCGATGAGATGACTGCTCAGGAACAAGTTGAAGAAGAGGCTTTCAAGAATGTTTACATTCCAAAAAGACTCACTGAG gttataaactacgAACGTGATATCACAAAGGCTAAGAAGGGTGAAACCGATGACTTAATATACAAGAAAATAGCCGGCTTCAATGAGGATCTGACAGGAACTGCAGATAAACCAGAAATCTTACAAGATGTTGACATATCTGAATCAGGCAGTGGTTCAGGCAGCAGCTCTGAAGGAGAAGACGACGATGACGACA AAACTAAATTCAAGAACAGCGCGCGACCGAGAGACGAGtcacctaacagtaaaaaggcAAGGAAAAAGGCGGTCAAGGAGGAAAAGGCCGAAAAAAGGAAAACTAAAACAAAGAAACATGTCAAAAAGAGGCGCGACAAGGGATCAGGaaagagataa
- the LOC142978268 gene encoding multiple C2 and transmembrane domain-containing protein-like, which produces MEVINKSDDDSLKRRHFAKLHERIQNKYIEMQRRLEKSKSVDSLSTLSEDYVFVDNKYASSMDIRDSDVLINGNSQNNLRHSVIIEEVNSNDANLQYVSVRQVSVVSESETTPSERNENDNDTVTNKFFGEEFSKMSLESLNEVAKESDEYQPSPTPPPTNSIRNKIGSRISAAKDKRRQKEKERNATKDMKKESREKVEKFILSNTKQSLPKYLKRAKVATVTIALIEATGLETDVIDEKSTRLLCCRFRLGPDKYKSKVIKGNTSEVKWQELFNFNLFEDHIVEVSLWDKDFCYGRSLIDLSEMEKERTHKMRINLESEVGNSSVQIFILLTISGISLANTLMDLDDYEETQKQLATVKKKFAWYHFKDKSTNVGNLSVIVYGAKGLWSHDCCCVLELNNERLQTHTEFKTNEPNWMKIFTFDVTDVTSILDITVHDEKKSEDVGKISIPLLRIKSGEKKWYALKDANLRDRARGNNPRILVEMKLTWNLVKASTRVINPKEPKYLQTEDKVDRHIFARNLSRAKIVLAWILNAFRVLKTFLEWESTKVNFVSLIIWLLFCWFFKMWMVPLLLLIPFFWYRPPQYFLVNWKNGLLQKTQAEQEEVKKEEKNQTLRQKINSLQEMVQTVQNFIGEFANLGESIKNLFNFTVPFLSCFAIFLIAVIAFVMFMIPIKYIFMVWGIHKFTRKILRPNRIPNNEMLDLLSRVPNDVILMNCEEIPLEEVSDEDLIK; this is translated from the exons ATGGAAGTAATCAACAAAAGTGATGACGACAGTCTGAAGAGGCGACATTTTGCTAAGTTGCATGAAAggatacaaaacaaatacattgAAATGCAACGCAGACTCGAAAAATCTAAATCTGTGGACTCGTTGTCAACACTCAGTGAAGATTACGTTTTCGTGGATAACAAATATGCAAGTAGTATGGATATAAGAGACAGTGATGTATTGATAAACGGGAATTCCCAAAACAATTTAAGACACAGTGTGATAATAGAAGAAGTGAACAGTAATGATGCCAATTTACAGTACGTGAGTGTGCGACAAGTGAGTGTTGTATCGGAATCAGAAACGACTCCGAGTGAAAGAAATGAGAACGATAATGACACcgtaacaaacaaatttttcGGGGAGGAATTTTCCAAAATGAGCCTCGAATc ATTAAATGAAGTGGCCAAAGAAAGCGACGAATACCAACCGTCTCCCACGCCTCCCCCAACAAATTCAATACGTAATAAAATTGGCTCGAGAATATCAGCTGCTAAAGACAAACGTCGACAAAAGGAGAAGGAAAGAAACGCGACGAAGGACATGAAGAAAGAATCCAGAGAAAAAGTCGAAAAg TTTATATTAAGCAACACGAAACAAAGTCTACCGAAGTATTTGAAAAGGGCGAAAGTGGCGACGGTGACCATCGCATTAATTGAAGCCACTGGTCTGGAAACTGACGTTATTGATGAAAAGTCGACTCGCTTATTGTGTTGTCGCTTtag GTTGGGCCCAGACAAGTATAAATCGAAAGTTATAAAAGGGAATACATCGGAAGTGAAATGGCAAGAattattcaatttcaatttgttcGAAGATCATATTGTGGAGGTGTCTTTGTGGGACAAGGACTTTTGTTATGGCAG GAGCCTTATCGATTTATCAGAAATGGAAAAGGAGAGGACACATAAAATGCGAATAAACTTGGAGAGTGAAGTGGGGAACTCGTCggtccaaatatttattttgctcacaATAAGTGGGATCTCTCTAGCGAACACCCTCATGGATCTCGATGATTATGAAGAAACGCAAAAGCAACTTGCTACAGTCAAAAAGAAATTC GCCTGGTACCACTTCAAAGACAAATCTACGAATGTGGGCAATCTATCCGTCATAGTGTACGGTGCTAAAGGACTATGGAGCCACGATTGTTGCTGTGTGTTGGAACTAAACAACGAACGTCTACAAACTCACACCGAGTTCAAAACAAACGAACCTAACTGGATGAAGATATTTACTTT CGACGTGACCGATGTCACTTCGATCTTAGACATCACAGTCCACGACGAGAAGAAATCAGAAGACGTTGGAAAAATCTCAATACCTTTACTCAGAATTAAAAGTGGAGAGAAAAAGTGGTACGCGCTTAAAGATGCTAATTTAAGAGATAGAGCCCGAGGGAATAATCCGAGGATATTAGTTGAAATGAAACTTACTTGGAATCTC GTGAAAGCTTCAACGCGAGTAATAAATCCTAAGGAGCCGAAGTACTTGCAAACAGAGGACAAAGTCGACAGACACATCTTCGCAAGGAACCTATCGAGAGCTAAGATTGTCCTGGCTTGGATCTTAAATGCTTTCAGAGTCCTCAA aaCATTCCTAGAATGGGAATCAACGAAGGTGAATTTCGTATCACTAATAATATGGCTGCTTTTCTGTTGGTTCTTCAAAATGTGGATGGTGCCGCTCCTGCTGCTTATACCGTTCTTTTGGTATCGACCACCGCAATACTTCCTAGTTAATT GGAAAAATGGCTTGTTACAGAAAACTCAGGCCGAACAGGAAGAAGTGAAAAAG GAAGAAAAGAATCAAACTCtgagacaaaaaataaacagccTACAGGAGATGGTGCAAACTGTACAGAACTTTATCGGAGAATTCGCAAACCTCGGGGAGAGCATCAAAAA CTTGTTCAACTTTACGGTGCCATTTCTCAGCTGTTTCGCGATATTCCTGATCGCAGTTATAGCCTTCGTTATGTTTATGATACcgattaaatatatatttatggttTGGG GTATTCATAAGTTCACGAGAAAAATCCTCCGTCCGAACAGAATACCCAACAATGAAATGCTCGACCTCCTCTCGAGAGTACCTAATGATGTAATATTG ATGAACTGTGAAGAAATACCTTTAGAAGAAGTGTCCGACGAAGATTTGATAAAATGA
- the b gene encoding glutamate decarboxylase-like protein black has protein sequence MPADSDLIVPSGDDRDVDSNFKSLADRSKHEDFIRRAVDLLVERVVFGRSMRTSKVVEWATPDDIKTAIDLKPRDSAATHDELLGLMADVARYSVNTAHPYFVNQLFSSVDPYGLVGQWLTDALNPSVYTFEVAPVFTLMEEEVLREMRSIVGWAEGDGDGIFCPGGSMANGYAISCARYHFYPETKSKGVYAVPRLVLFTSELAHYSTKKMATFMGIGGDNCILVKTDNCGKIVPEDLEAKIAAAIDDGATPFLVTATAGTTVFGAFDPLVPISAICKKYNLWLHVDAAWGGGALMSKKHRHHLNGIELADSVTWNPHKLLAAPQQCSTFLIRHKNVLKEGHSSNAKYLFQKDKFYDTSYDTGDKHIQCGRRADVLKFWFMWKAKGSEGFEKHIDTLFDNASYFTEHIRQREGFQLVLDKPECTNIMFWYVPRCLRGCENDSDYKERLHKVAPKIKERMIKEGSMMVTYQPQGDLVNFFRIVFQNSALDHKDMVYFANEFDRLGRDLVV, from the exons ATGCCTGCAGATTCAGATCTTATTGTACCCAGCGGGGACGACCGCGATGTGGACAGCAACTTCAAAAGTCTGGCAGACAGATCGAAGCATGAGGATTTTATCAGGCGAGCAGTGGACCTGTTGGTTGAGCGCGTCGTGTTTGGACGATCGATGAGGACATCAAAAGTGGTGGAGTGGGCTACCCCCGACGATATCAAGACCGCGATAGACTTGAAGCCGAGGGACAGCGCAGCCACCCATGATGAACTTCTTGGTCTTATGGCTGAT GTCGCACGATACTCCGTGAACACAGCGCACCCTTATTTTGTTAATCAGCTCTTTTCTTCTGTGGACCCCTACGGTCTGGTTGGTCAATGGCTGACTGATGCTCTAAATCCAAGCGTATACACCTTCGAAGTGGCTCCAGTCTTCACTCTTATGGAGGAAGAGGTTCTCCGCGAAATGAGGAGTATAGTTGGTTGGGCGGAAGGAGACGGCGATGGTATCTTTTGTCCGGGAGGATCCATGGCCAATGGCTATGCGATCAGTTGCGCTCGATACCACTTCTATCCGGAAACTAAG AGCAAAGGAGTATATGCCGTGCCGAGGCTGGTGTTATTCACATCAGAGCTCGCTCACTACTCCACGAAAAAAATGGCTACTTTCATGGGCATCGGCGGTGATAACTGCATCTTGGTAAAGACAGACAACTGTGGGAAAATAGTTCCTGAAGATTTAGAAGCGAAGATAGCAGCAGCCATCGATGATGGAGCGACTCCGTTCTTGGTGACCGCGACTGCTGGTACCACGGTCTTCGGAGCCTTTGACCCTTTGGTGCCAATATCGGCAATTTGCAAGAAGTATAACTTGTGGTTACATGTTGATGCCGCGTGGGGCGGCGGCGCACTGATGTCCAAAAAGCACAGGCATCACCTAAATGGGATTGaact GGCGGACTCGGTGACGTGGAACCCTCACAAGCTCTTAGCGGCGCCACAACAGTGCTCCACCTTCCTAATTAGACACAAGAATGTCCTCAAAGAGGGTCACTCGAGCAACGCCAAGTACCTCTTCCAGAAGGACAAATTCTACGACACTTCGTACGACACCGGCGACAAACACATTCAGTGCGGCCGAAGAGCTGACGTACTGAAATTCTGGTTTATGTGGAAAGCTAAAGGTAGCGAAGGTTTCGAGAAGCATATTGACACGCTTTTCGACAACGCGAGCTACTTCACCGAGCACATTCGACAGAGGGAAGGTTTCCAGCTCGTTTTAGACAAACCAGAGTGTACTAACATTATGTTCTGGTACGTACCTCGGTGCCTCCGCGGCTGCGAGAACGACTCAGATTACAAAGAAAGGCTGCACAAGGTCGCGCCCAAAATAAAAGAGCGAATGATAAAGGAAGGAAGCATGATGGTGACCTACCAGCCGCAGGGTGACCTCGTCAACTTCTTCCGTATCGTATTCCAAAACTCCGCGTTGGACCACAAGGATATGGTATACTTCGCCAACGAGTTTGACAGACTCGGTAGAGATCTTGTagtataa